From a region of the Pecten maximus chromosome 18, xPecMax1.1, whole genome shotgun sequence genome:
- the LOC117316520 gene encoding eomesodermin-like, translated as MTENINYQQSYEENRRRNTTTTVYSPQNENRDSRSTGEILEQQGQYASGIKPYYYGYPYMSSESHHPSRSLLHTDSSPEINSRDEIEEDTQSTSANSSPRSRQMSPRNSIEAVSGPSYACLQPASISSMQGFFQHPFQGQYQEYSGDSSAQPVPAEQIQQYSNYQYGYGEAEAMSHPSHPYPRGYNGSPPSHPHPIAHTPCNFIALSPGMTMAPGGQTGESLSPQAQSRYQSPDGQEACVNLCNRDLWAKFHAHTTEMIITKQGRRMFPTLQYSLTGLCPSKCYNVFVDMIIADPHHWKFQGGKWVASGQAEPRPQTGRVYLHPDSPSSGSHWMKQVIAFSKLKLTNNKNSSQGLIVLNSMHKYQPRIHVIEVGTCGLNDQKNLQTHAFPETQFISVTAYQNTDITQLKIDHNPFAKGFRENYEGRYFDDFNPLNKYQRISQNPPVCGPGMNGSGTHMLHVAKSNTYQPEQFSNGRMAFQSSQVLGDSIGNGSFNQVISPRMNTTDGNMYYNNSTAIANINRSRYEMKSNCIEQDREERIKCEPETDGQALTLEQDNKRESYDLANSHCMTKETYADEDDGYELPRKRQRISSENSHEQRNESPDPEKLNRIYADSQRGLCVNGGKFGEFIQCSNVKVEQYADYHHTSQFQELSRQDNSVVY; from the exons ATGACggaaaatattaattatcaacAGTCGTACGAGGAGAATAGACGCCGGAATACGACCACAACTGTTTATTCACCCCAAAATGAAAACAGAGATTCCAGATCTACTGGGGAAATTCTGGAACAACAAGGTCAATATGCTTCTGGAATAAAGCCTTACTATTATGGATATCCGTATATGAGTTCAGAATCTCATCATCCGTCCAGATCCTTACTGCACACGGATTCGTCTCCGGAAATCAATTCCCGGGATGAAATTGAAGAAGATACTCAGAGTACATCAGCTAACTCTTCTCCGAGAAGTCGACAAATGTCTCCTCGGAATTCTATCGAAGCCGTCAGCgggcctagttatgcatgtcTGCAGCCTGCTAGCATCAGTTCCATGCAGGGATTTTTTCAGCATCCATTTCAGGGTCAGTACCAGGAATATTCAGGCGATTCTTCCGCTCAACCCGTCCCAGCGGAACAGATCCAGCAGTACTCAAACTATCAATACGGCTATGGGGAGGCTGAGGCGATGTCCCACCCGAGTCATCCGTATCCCCGGGGGTATAACGGAAGTCCTCCCTCCCATCCACATCCAATTGCTCATACCCCGTGCAACTTTATCGCCCTGTCCCCGGGGATGACGATGGCGCCTGGCGGTCAGACCGGAGAGAGCCTTTCCCCTCAGGCCCAGAGCCGATATCAATCCCCAGACGGACAAGAGGCGTGCGTCAACCTCTGCAACAGGGACCTTTGGGCAAAATTCCACGCTCATACCACAGAAATGATCATCACGAAACAGGGCAG GCGGATGTTCCCGACACTTCAGTACAGCCTTACTGGACTCTGTCCGTCCAAGTGCTACAACGTGTTTGTAGATATGATTATCGCAGATCCTCACCATTGGAAGTTCCAGGGGGGCAAATGGGTGGCGAGCGGTCAAGCGGAACCACGCCCTCAAA CTGGTCGTGTTTACCTACATCCGGACTCGCCGAGCTCTGGATCTCACTGGATGAAACAAGTCATAGCCTTCAGCAAACTCAAACTCaccaacaacaaaaacagcTCGCAGGGACTT atTGTGTTAAATTCCATGCATAAATATCAGCCGCGTATTCACGTTATTGAGGTTGGAACGTGCGGATTGAATGACCAGAAGAACCTACAGACGCATGCGTTTCCGGAAACACAATTCATTTCCGTCACAGCTTATCAAAACACTGAC aTCACTCAGCTCAAGATCGACCATAATCCATTCGCAAAGGGATTTCGAGAAAATTATGAGGG acGATACTTTGATGACTTCAATCCACTAAACAAATATCAACGGATATCACAAAACCCACCTGTCTGCGGACCGGGGATGAATGGATCCGGAACTCACATGTTACATGTCGCTAAATCCAATACTTACCAGCCGGAACAGTTCTCAAATGGGAGAATGGCGTTCCAGTCCTCTCAAGTTCTTGGTGATTCTATCGGAAACGGAAGTTTCAACCAGGTAATATCTCCACGTATGAATACCACCGATGGTAATATGTACTATAATAACTCCACAGCGATTGCAAATATAAATCGTTCACGATATGAAATGAAAAGCAACTGCATTGAACAGGACAGAGAGGAACGTATAAAATGTGAGCCAGAGACTGATGGTCAAGCCTTAACACTGGAACAAGACAACAAACGCGAGTCTTATGACCTCGCTAACAGTCATTGCATGACCAAAGAAACGTATGCAGATGAAGATGACGGATACGAGTTACCAAGGAAAAGGCAGCGAATATCATCAGAGAACTCACATGAACAGAGAAATGAGTCACCAGATCCGGAGAAGTTAAACAGAATCTATGCTGATTCTCAGAGAGGACTTTGTGTGAACGGAGGAAAATTTGGAGAATTCATCCAATGTTCGAATGTCAAAGTAGAACAATATGCTGACTATCATCATACATCACAGTTCCAGGAATTAAGTCGACAGGACAATTCGGTTGTATACTGA